Proteins from a genomic interval of Toxotes jaculatrix isolate fToxJac2 chromosome 5, fToxJac2.pri, whole genome shotgun sequence:
- the LOC121181520 gene encoding NACHT, LRR and PYD domains-containing protein 3-like, translating into MRSRPKAQRPEQQHTPDSAGPGPEPSCVSMKSDRSKHRLIDFKGQPPSAAKKIHQRPDFPGPEPSCVSMKSDSSKGRLIDFKGQPPSAAKKVDQESSEVRSGQSAQQHQTHLDSIFMLLEENIVTFVKKELKKVQKVVSPDYPECSESQREDEEVLDGEDEEQKRSSREAFVKITVNFLRRMKQEELADCLHSRHVAAVCQRKLKSTLKKKFQCVFEGISKAGNPTLLNQIYTELYITEGRTGEVNDEHEVRQIETASRKLARPETSIRQEDIFKASPGRDGPIRTVMTKGVAGIGKTVLTQKLTLDWAEDKTNQDIHFTFPFTFRELNVLKEKKFSLVELVHQFFTESKEAGLCRFEEVQVLFIFDGLDECRLPLDFHNTEILTDVTESTSVDVLLTNLIRGKLLPSARLWITTRPAAANQIPPECVDMVTEVRGFTDPQKEEYFRKRFREEEQVRRIISHIKTSRSLHIMCHIPVFCWITATVLEDVLKTREGGGLPKTLTEMYIHFLVAQSKLKNVKYDGGAETDPHWSPETRKMIESLGKLAFEQLQKGNLIFYESDLTECGIDIRAASVYSGVFTQVFKEERGLYQDKVFCFVHLSLQEFLAALHVHLTFINSGVNLLSEEQSTSNRSKLFRDKSDPTQLYERAVDMALQSQNGHLDLFLRFLLGLSLQTNQTLLRGLLTQTGSGSQTNQQTVQYIKKKIEETPSAEQSINLFHCLNELNDRSLVEQIQQSLSSGRLSTDKLSPAQWSALVFILLSSEKDLDVFDLKKYSASEEALLKLLPVVKASKEALLSSCNLSERSCEALSSVLSSQSSSLRHLDMSNNDPQDSGVKLLSAGLKSPHCTLETLRLSNCNLSERSCEALSSVLSAQSSSLRDLDLSNNDLQDSGVKLLSAGLESPHCTLETLRLSGCLITEVGCASLASALSSNPSHLRELDLSYNHPGDSGAKLLSAGLKDPHWSLDTLRVEPGGIRWLRSGLRKYFCELTIDTNTVNRKIKLSDNNRKVTRVKEDQSYPDHPDRFDQCPQLLCSNGLTGRCYWEVEWRGMIDISVSYRGIRRKGNRENCLFGEYQSWSLSCSDLGYSVWHNNRKTSVSSSSSSSSSVSHRVAVYVDCPAGSLSFYRVSSDSLIHLYTFNTTFTELLYPGFGFELWWFGSSVSLCRV; encoded by the exons atgagatccagaccaaaagctcagag gccagagcagcagcacacaccagactctgctggacctggacctgagcccagctgtgtgtccatgaagagtgacaggtcaaagcaTCGCCTCATTGATTTTAAAGGACAGCCTCcgtctgctgcaaagaa gatccatcagagaccagacttccctggacctgagcccagttgtgtgtccatgaagagtgacagttCAAAGGGTcgcctcattgatttcaaaggacagcctccctctgcagcaaagaa agtggaccaggagagctcagaggttcgcAGTggtcagtctgcccagcagcatcaaacacacctggactccatatttatg ctgctggaggagaacattgtcacttttgtgaagaaggagctgaagaaggtccagaaggttgtgagtccagattacccagaatgctcagagagtcagagggaggatgaggaggtgttggatggtgaggatgaagagcagaagaggagcagcagagaggcttttgtgaagatcacagtgaacttcctgaggagaatgaagcaggaggagctggctgactgtctgcacagca gacatgttgctgcagtttgtcaacgtaaacttaaatctactctgaagaagaagttccagtgtgtgtttgaggggatctctaaagcaggaaacccaacccttctgaatcagatctacacagagctctacatcacagagggacggactggagaggtcaatgatgaacatgaggtcagacagattgaaactgCATCCAGGAAActagccagaccagaaacaagcatcaggcAAGAAGACAtatttaaagcctcacctggaagagatggaccaatcagaacagtgatgacaaagggagtggctggcattgggaaaacagtcttaacacagaagttgactctggactgggctgaagacaaaaccaaccaggacatacacttcacatttccattcacgttcagagagctgaatgtgctgaaagagaaaaagttcagcttggtggaacttgttcatcagttttttactgaaagcaaagaagcaggactctgcaggtttgaagaggtccaggttctgttcatctttgacggtctggatgagtgtcgacttcctctggacttccacaacactgagatcctgactgatgttacagagtccacctcagtggatgtgctgctgacaaacctcatcagggggaaactgcttccctctgctcgcctctggataaccacacgacctgcagcagccaatcagatccctcctgagtgtgttgacatggtgacagaggtccgagggttcactgacccacagaaggaggagtacttcaggaagaggttcagagaggaggagcaggtcagaaggatcatctcccacatcaagacttcacgaagcctccacatcatgtgccacatcccggtcttctgctggatcactgctacagttctggaggatgtgttgaaaaccagagagggaggagggctgcccaagaccctgactgagatgtacatccacttcctggtggctcagtccaaactgaagaacgttaagtatgatggaggagctgagacagatccacactggagtccagagaccaggaagatgattgagtctctgggaaaactggcttttgagcagctgcagaaaggaaacctgatcttctatgaatcagacctgacagagtgtggcatcgatatcagagcagcctcagtgtactcaggagtgttcacacaggtctttaaggaggagagaggactgtaccaggacaaggtgttctgcttcgtccatctgagtcttcaggagtttctggctgctcttcatgtccatctgaccttcatcaactctggagtcaatttgctgtcagaagaacaatcaacctccaacaggtctaaactgttcagagacaaatcTGATCCAACGCAGCTCTACGAGAGGGCTGTGGACATGGCCTTACAGAGTcaaaatggacacctggacttgttcctccgcttcctcctgggtctttccctgcagaccaatcagactctcctacgaggtctgctgacacagacaggaagtggctcacagaccaatcagcaaacagtccagtacatcaagaagaagattgaagagactccctctgcagagcaaagcatcaacctgttccactgtctgaatgaactgaatgatcgttctctagtggagcagatccaacagtccctgagttcaggacgtctctccacagataaactgtctcctgctcaatggtcagctctggtcttcatcttactgtcatcagagaaagatctggacgtgtttgacctgaagaaatactctgcttcagaggaggctcttctgaagctgctgccagttgtcaaagcctctaaagaagctct actgagcagctgtaacctctcagagagaagctgtgaagctctgtcctcagttctcagctcccagtcctctagtctgagacacctggacatgagtaacaatgacccgcaggattcaggagtgaagcttctgtctgctggactgaagagtccacactgtacacTGGAGACTCTaag actgagcaactgtaacctctcagagagaagctgtgaagctctgtcctcagttctcagcgcccagtcctctagtctaagagacctggacctgagtaacaacgacttgcaggattcaggggtgaagcttctgtctgctggactggagagtccacactgtaccctggagactctcag gctgtcaggatgtctgataaCAGAGgtaggctgtgcttctctggcctcagctctgagctccaacccctcccatctgagagagctggacctgagctacaatcatccaggagactcaggagcgaagctgctgtctgctggactgaaggatccacactggagtctggacaccctcag ggtggagcctggtggaatTCGATGGTTGAGatcaggtctgaggaagt atttctgtgaactcaccatcgacacaaatacagtaaacagaaagatcaaactgtctgacaacaacaggaaggtaaCACGTGtgaaggaggatcagtcatatcctgatcatccagacagatttgaccagtgtcctcagctgctgtgtagtaatggtctgactggccgctgttactgggaggtcgagtggagaggaatgattgatatatcagtgagttacagaggaatcagaaggaaaggaaacagagaaaactgtttgtttggagagtatcagtcctggagtctcagctgctctgatcttggttactctgtttggcacaataacagaaagacatctgtctcctcctcctcttcatcatcttcctctgtctctcacagagtagcagtgtatgtggactgtcctgctggctctctgtccttctacagagtctcctctgactcactgatccacctctacaccttcaacactaCATTCACTGAActtctgtatcctgggtttgggtttgAACTCTGGTGGtttggttcctcagtgtctctgtgtagagtgtag